The Flavobacterium praedii genome window below encodes:
- a CDS encoding response regulator transcription factor, translated as MIKVCLADNYPVVHFGIKSYFKDHSEISIVANVGNFAMVKDILLTKEIDVLVLDLELEGLASIFEIKSILKNFPKTKIIIYSGLSEQIYAPNAIKAGVSGFVHKTEKLETLGQSIIKVNQGKIIMNETVMKNIALIAKQSKSERLYRKLSNREVEVLRYLSDGKKNHEIAEILSLNEKTISTYKLRLLTKLNVTNLVDLVNKAKTLEIV; from the coding sequence ATGATTAAAGTTTGTTTAGCAGATAATTATCCTGTAGTGCATTTTGGAATAAAATCGTACTTCAAAGACCATTCCGAAATCTCCATCGTGGCAAATGTTGGAAATTTTGCAATGGTAAAAGACATCCTTCTTACCAAAGAAATAGATGTTCTTGTTTTAGATCTAGAGCTAGAAGGCCTAGCTAGTATTTTCGAAATCAAATCGATTTTGAAAAATTTCCCTAAGACAAAAATCATTATTTACAGTGGTCTTTCAGAACAGATTTACGCTCCAAATGCTATTAAAGCAGGAGTTTCCGGTTTTGTTCACAAAACCGAAAAACTGGAAACTTTAGGTCAATCGATCATTAAAGTAAACCAAGGTAAAATCATCATGAACGAAACAGTGATGAAAAACATTGCTTTGATAGCCAAACAAAGCAAAAGCGAACGTTTGTACAGAAAACTATCAAACCGTGAAGTTGAAGTATTGCGTTATTTAAGTGATGGTAAGAAAAACCATGAAATCGCTGAAATTTTGTCGCTGAACGAAAAAACAATCAGTACTTACAAATTACGATTGTTAACCAAATTAAACGTTACGAATCTAGTAGATTTAGTAAATAAAGCTAAAACTTTGGAGATCGTTTAA
- the dnaG gene encoding DNA primase produces MISQATIDTVFETARVEEVIGDFVQLKRAGSNFKGLSPFSDERSPSFMVSPVKGIWKDFSSGKGGNSIAFLMEHSHFTYPEAIRYLAKKYNIEIEETEQTDEEKQITDVRESMYLVSEFAKTYFQDILLNSEEGKAIGLSYFKERGFTNETIKKFALGYSPETWDAFTKEALGKGYKMEFLESTGLTIAREDRPFDRFKSRVMFPIQSMSGRVLGFGGRILTNDKKAAKYLNSPESDIYHKSKVLYGIFQAKQSIAKLNNCFLVEGYTDVIQFNQSGIENVVASSGTALTPDQIRLINRLTKNITVLFDGDAAGLRASIRGIDLILEEGMNVRVCAFPDGEDPDSFARKTSYENLVSYLDTNAKDFIQFKASLLMDDAKNDPIKKADLIRDMVTSISKIPDRIQREIYIQECSRIMDISEQVLTSTLAQMVQKDVSEVGKKAKQEQKAFEIVKNENPVETSKVDVLYRLERKIIEILLLYGNKIEEFEDVYLKTNEGGEIETVTEKKEYKVYQRIYLSLQEDEVELANPLFRDIFNDLIQYFLKNENLEIERYLMHLNSDFAQEVTDILMEDERVVLHNWEGQNIIPKTKNETISQYVSETILTMRWYLVDKIIDELKNSVSNEPGSDNTESMSMAMDYYKLINSFSKKLGRVMSRYS; encoded by the coding sequence TTGATATCACAAGCAACTATAGATACCGTTTTTGAAACTGCTCGAGTAGAGGAGGTTATTGGTGATTTTGTTCAGTTAAAACGCGCTGGGAGTAATTTTAAGGGGCTAAGTCCATTCTCGGATGAACGTTCTCCTTCGTTTATGGTTTCGCCTGTAAAAGGGATTTGGAAAGATTTTAGCTCAGGAAAAGGTGGAAATTCTATTGCTTTCTTGATGGAACATTCTCATTTTACATATCCAGAAGCCATTCGTTATTTGGCTAAAAAGTACAATATTGAAATTGAAGAAACCGAGCAAACAGACGAAGAAAAACAGATAACTGATGTAAGGGAAAGTATGTATCTTGTGTCTGAGTTTGCCAAAACATATTTTCAGGACATCTTATTGAATTCAGAGGAGGGAAAAGCTATTGGACTTTCTTATTTTAAAGAACGTGGTTTTACAAACGAAACTATCAAAAAGTTTGCTTTGGGATATTCACCCGAAACATGGGATGCTTTTACCAAAGAAGCACTAGGTAAAGGGTATAAAATGGAGTTTCTTGAAAGTACGGGTTTGACCATTGCTAGAGAAGATCGCCCCTTTGACCGTTTCAAAAGCAGAGTGATGTTTCCTATTCAAAGTATGTCAGGAAGGGTGCTTGGTTTTGGAGGTCGAATTTTGACTAATGATAAAAAAGCAGCTAAATATTTAAATTCTCCTGAGAGTGATATTTACCATAAAAGTAAAGTATTATATGGTATTTTTCAAGCCAAACAGTCTATTGCCAAACTAAATAATTGTTTTTTGGTTGAAGGATATACTGATGTTATTCAGTTTAATCAATCGGGTATAGAAAATGTTGTTGCATCTTCGGGTACTGCGCTTACGCCAGATCAAATTCGGTTAATTAATCGATTGACCAAAAATATTACCGTTCTTTTTGATGGTGATGCAGCAGGACTTCGTGCTTCTATTCGTGGAATCGATTTGATTCTTGAAGAAGGAATGAACGTGAGAGTTTGTGCGTTTCCTGATGGTGAAGACCCAGATAGTTTTGCCAGAAAAACGTCCTACGAAAATTTAGTTTCCTATTTGGATACAAATGCTAAGGATTTTATTCAGTTCAAAGCATCGCTTTTAATGGATGATGCCAAAAATGATCCGATAAAGAAAGCCGATTTGATTCGGGATATGGTTACTAGTATTTCTAAAATACCAGATAGAATCCAACGTGAAATTTATATTCAGGAGTGTTCCAGAATTATGGATATTTCGGAACAAGTTTTGACGAGTACATTGGCACAAATGGTCCAAAAAGATGTTTCTGAAGTTGGGAAAAAAGCAAAACAAGAACAAAAGGCTTTCGAAATTGTAAAAAATGAAAATCCAGTCGAGACTTCAAAAGTTGATGTATTGTATCGTTTGGAGCGGAAAATTATTGAAATTCTTCTCTTATATGGAAATAAAATAGAAGAATTTGAAGATGTATACTTGAAAACCAATGAAGGTGGAGAAATTGAAACGGTAACGGAAAAAAAAGAATATAAAGTCTATCAGAGAATTTATTTGAGTTTGCAGGAAGATGAAGTCGAGCTTGCAAATCCTTTATTTCGTGATATTTTCAATGATTTAATTCAGTATTTCCTTAAAAATGAAAATTTAGAAATCGAAAGATATTTAATGCATCTCAATTCTGACTTCGCTCAAGAAGTTACCGATATATTAATGGAAGACGAAAGAGTTGTTTTGCACAATTGGGAAGGACAAAACATTATACCTAAAACAAAGAATGAGACGATCAGTCAATATGTTTCAGAAACTATTTTGACAATGAGATGGTATTTGGTAGATAAAATCATAGATGAATTAAAAAACTCTGTATCAAATGAACCAGGTTCAGATAATACAGAGTCTATGTCTATGGCGATGGATTACTACAAACTAATAAATTCGTTTTCAAAAAAATTAGGAAGAGTAATGTCGCGATACAGTTAA
- a CDS encoding RNA polymerase sigma factor, translating into MKVINLYQEENEIIDLAVANNRQAQQRLYSKFSPKMLSVCRQYIKDIQLAEDVMITAFMKVFVNLKQFEKKGSFEGWIRRIMINECVSFIRVQKKVHFLDDSVGFEETDNETNIQFSIEDIQSLIDSLPDGYKIVFNLFAIEGYKHKEIASMLSINEGTSKSQFAHARRILKNQITILKNKEKYS; encoded by the coding sequence TTGAAAGTAATTAATTTATATCAGGAAGAAAATGAAATTATAGATTTGGCAGTCGCAAATAATCGGCAGGCACAACAACGCCTATATTCAAAATTTTCTCCAAAAATGTTGAGTGTTTGCAGACAATACATAAAAGACATACAACTGGCCGAAGATGTTATGATTACTGCGTTTATGAAAGTCTTTGTAAACTTAAAACAATTCGAAAAGAAAGGTAGTTTTGAAGGCTGGATTCGAAGAATCATGATTAATGAATGTGTCTCTTTTATTAGGGTTCAAAAAAAAGTTCATTTTTTAGATGATTCTGTTGGTTTTGAAGAAACAGATAACGAAACCAATATTCAGTTTTCTATTGAAGACATTCAAAGTTTAATTGATAGTTTACCCGATGGTTATAAAATCGTTTTTAATTTATTTGCAATTGAAGGATATAAGCATAAAGAAATTGCTAGTATGCTTTCTATTAATGAAGGTACTTCTAAATCACAATTTGCTCATGCCCGAAGAATTTTAAAAAATCAAATTACTATTCTAAAAAATAAAGAGAAGTATTCTTGA
- a CDS encoding polyprenyl synthetase family protein, with the protein MNITTQIKQPIVYEMELFEKKFYESMSSKVALLNRITYYIVNRKGKQMRPMFVFLMAKMVSKGSVNERTYRGACVIELIHTATLVHDDVVDDSNRRRGFFSINALWKNKIAVLVGDYLLSKGLLLSIDNEDFDLLKIISVAVREMSEGELLQIEKARRLDITEAIYYEIIRKKTATLIAACCALGARSVVEDTVQVENMRKFGELIGMAFQIKDDLFDYSDEAIGKPTGIDIKEQKMTLPLIHVLNNCTSKEKSWLINSIKNHNKDKKRVKEVITFVKDNHGLTYAENKMIEFQQEALLLLNDYPESDYKSALILMVNYVIERKK; encoded by the coding sequence ATGAATATCACTACACAAATAAAGCAGCCAATAGTTTACGAGATGGAACTTTTTGAAAAAAAGTTCTACGAATCAATGTCTTCAAAAGTGGCGCTTTTAAACCGAATTACTTATTATATAGTCAATAGAAAAGGAAAACAAATGCGACCTATGTTTGTTTTTTTAATGGCAAAAATGGTTTCAAAAGGTTCAGTAAATGAAAGAACTTACAGAGGTGCATGTGTGATCGAATTGATACATACAGCAACATTAGTACATGATGACGTTGTAGATGATAGCAACCGCCGCAGAGGTTTTTTTTCAATCAATGCCCTTTGGAAAAATAAAATTGCTGTTTTGGTAGGTGATTATTTATTATCCAAAGGATTATTGCTTTCTATTGATAACGAAGATTTTGATTTATTGAAAATTATTTCAGTAGCAGTTCGGGAAATGAGTGAAGGGGAATTACTCCAAATTGAAAAAGCCCGTAGACTCGATATCACAGAAGCCATTTATTATGAAATAATTCGAAAAAAAACGGCTACCCTTATCGCCGCATGTTGTGCACTTGGAGCAAGATCCGTTGTTGAGGATACAGTTCAAGTAGAGAACATGCGTAAATTTGGTGAACTTATCGGAATGGCTTTTCAAATTAAAGATGATTTATTCGATTATTCAGATGAAGCCATTGGGAAACCAACTGGAATCGACATCAAAGAGCAAAAAATGACTTTGCCTCTTATTCACGTTCTCAATAATTGTACTTCAAAAGAGAAAAGTTGGCTGATCAATTCGATAAAAAATCATAATAAAGATAAAAAAAGAGTTAAAGAAGTTATCACTTTTGTAAAAGACAATCACGGATTGACTTATGCCGAAAATAAAATGATAGAATTTCAACAGGAAGCATTACTGCTGTTGAATGATTACCCCGAATCCGACTATAAATCAGCCTTGATTTTAATGGTTAATTACGTAATAGAAAGAAAGAAATAA
- the rlmN gene encoding 23S rRNA (adenine(2503)-C(2))-methyltransferase RlmN, whose protein sequence is MQIEKKDIRALSKDQLRDFFVTNGDKPFRGNQVYEWLWSKGAHHFEDMTNVSKNTRAMLEGHFVINHIKVDTMQRSEDGTVKNAVRLHDGLVVESVLIPTQTRTTACVSSQVGCSLDCNFCATARLKRMRNLEPAEIYDQVIAIDKESRLYHNHPLSNIVFMGMGEPLMNYNNVLKAIEMITSPEGLGMSPKRIMVSTSGIPKMIKKLADDDVKFKLAVSLHSAIDEIRSRIMPFSENFPLADLRESLEYWYRKTKCKISYEYVVWKGINDDKASIDALVKFCKYVPCKVNLIEYNPIDDGEFQQASEESINAYIKALEAIGIVVKVRRSRGKDIDAACGQLANKEA, encoded by the coding sequence ATGCAAATCGAGAAAAAAGACATACGAGCCCTATCTAAAGATCAATTGAGAGATTTTTTTGTAACCAACGGAGATAAACCCTTTCGAGGAAATCAAGTCTATGAATGGTTATGGAGTAAAGGAGCACATCATTTTGAAGATATGACTAATGTGTCCAAAAATACTCGTGCTATGTTAGAAGGACATTTTGTGATCAATCATATCAAAGTAGATACCATGCAACGTTCTGAAGACGGAACGGTAAAGAATGCAGTTCGTTTGCATGATGGTTTGGTTGTCGAAAGTGTGTTGATTCCTACTCAAACAAGAACAACAGCTTGTGTCTCAAGTCAAGTAGGCTGTAGTTTAGACTGTAATTTTTGCGCAACCGCTCGTTTGAAACGAATGCGTAATCTAGAACCTGCTGAAATTTACGACCAAGTTATCGCTATCGATAAAGAAAGTAGATTGTATCACAATCATCCGTTGTCTAATATTGTTTTTATGGGAATGGGAGAACCTCTTATGAATTACAATAATGTTTTGAAAGCCATTGAAATGATTACTTCTCCAGAAGGTTTGGGAATGTCTCCCAAACGAATAATGGTTTCCACTTCGGGTATTCCTAAAATGATTAAAAAATTAGCCGATGATGATGTGAAATTCAAATTAGCAGTATCATTACACTCTGCTATTGATGAAATTCGTTCTCGAATTATGCCGTTTAGCGAAAATTTTCCTTTGGCCGATCTAAGAGAATCTTTAGAATATTGGTATCGAAAAACAAAATGCAAAATATCCTATGAATATGTGGTTTGGAAAGGGATCAATGATGATAAAGCATCGATTGATGCATTAGTGAAATTTTGTAAATATGTACCTTGTAAAGTAAACTTAATCGAATACAATCCTATTGATGATGGTGAGTTTCAACAAGCTTCTGAAGAATCTATAAATGCATATATAAAAGCACTCGAAGCTATTGGAATTGTTGTCAAAGTAAGAAGAAGTCGAGGTAAAGATATTGATGCCGCCTGCGGGCAATTGGCCAATAAAGAAGCATAG
- a CDS encoding O-methyltransferase — protein MHFISQELEDYIEQHSEKEPTLLAALNKETYQKILLPRMLSGHFQGRVLSMLSKLIRPVNILEIGTYTGYSALCLCEGMQENGQLHTIDIKEELVDFQRKHFDKSPWGKQIVQHLGEAVAIIPNLDIKFDLVFIDADKENYLNYFEIIVPKMNKGGIILSDNVLWSGKVLEPVHPNDVSTKVLIEYNQLLKNDPRVETVLLPIRDGLTVSRVI, from the coding sequence ATGCATTTTATCTCCCAAGAATTAGAAGATTATATTGAACAACACTCCGAAAAAGAGCCTACATTATTAGCGGCTTTAAACAAAGAAACCTATCAAAAAATATTGTTGCCTAGAATGCTTAGCGGTCATTTTCAAGGAAGGGTTTTGAGTATGTTGTCTAAATTGATTCGACCAGTAAATATTTTGGAAATCGGTACATACACTGGTTATTCCGCATTATGCCTGTGTGAAGGTATGCAAGAGAACGGGCAATTGCACACGATAGACATCAAGGAAGAATTGGTTGATTTTCAGCGCAAGCATTTTGACAAATCGCCTTGGGGTAAACAAATTGTACAGCATTTGGGTGAAGCCGTTGCCATTATTCCTAATTTAGATATAAAATTTGACTTGGTTTTTATTGATGCTGACAAAGAAAATTACCTGAATTATTTTGAAATAATTGTACCAAAAATGAACAAAGGAGGAATTATTTTATCCGATAATGTATTGTGGAGCGGAAAAGTATTAGAGCCTGTTCATCCCAACGATGTAAGCACCAAAGTCCTAATAGAATACAATCAATTACTTAAAAATGACCCCAGAGTAGAAACGGTTTTATTACCTATTCGTGATGGATTGACGGTGAGTAGGGTGATTTAA
- a CDS encoding phosphatase PAP2 family protein, with the protein MLEKILALDTQLFIYLNSLGSETYDGFWLIITKQVNWIPFFFFLFYLIYKKLGIKQTGYLLLFVAVLVLATDQITNLFKYTFQRIRPCNNPEINTFIRVVQVRTSFSFFSGHAANTMAVSTFLYLIFKKQFKYFGLLFLWPLIFAYSRIYLGLHYPLDILSGYLCGLITGYAMYKAYQWALKKNFPVTQNN; encoded by the coding sequence ATGCTAGAAAAAATACTCGCTCTAGATACTCAATTATTTATTTATCTAAACAGTTTAGGATCCGAAACCTATGATGGATTTTGGTTAATTATTACCAAACAAGTCAATTGGATTCCATTTTTTTTCTTTTTGTTTTATCTTATATATAAAAAATTAGGAATCAAGCAAACAGGGTATTTATTGCTTTTTGTTGCTGTTTTGGTTTTGGCTACTGATCAAATAACCAATCTGTTCAAATATACTTTTCAAAGAATTAGACCTTGTAATAACCCCGAAATCAATACTTTTATAAGAGTCGTTCAAGTGCGTACTTCTTTTAGTTTTTTCTCTGGGCACGCTGCAAATACTATGGCGGTATCAACCTTTTTGTATCTTATTTTTAAGAAACAATTTAAGTATTTCGGACTGCTTTTTCTATGGCCATTAATTTTTGCTTACAGCCGTATTTATTTGGGTTTGCATTATCCTTTAGACATACTTTCTGGGTATTTGTGCGGGCTAATAACCGGATATGCAATGTATAAAGCTTACCAATGGGCACTCAAAAAGAATTTTCCAGTTACACAAAATAATTAG
- a CDS encoding Sec-independent protein translocase subunit TatA/TatB: MFGIGGGELVFIMFIVLMLFGSDKVPEIARTMGKAMAQLKNATNDIKSEIQKGAEANGFDQKTLDNLTGGINAEINRAKSNLLGETTNTFNGITDTFSSEINKTKDSVISGTVNADGTPLIDDITGPVKRQM, encoded by the coding sequence ATGTTTGGAATAGGAGGAGGAGAATTAGTTTTTATCATGTTTATTGTATTGATGCTTTTTGGTTCTGATAAAGTTCCAGAAATAGCAAGAACTATGGGGAAAGCTATGGCTCAACTTAAAAATGCTACTAATGATATTAAAAGTGAAATTCAAAAAGGTGCTGAAGCCAATGGCTTTGACCAAAAAACTTTGGATAATTTAACTGGTGGAATTAATGCTGAAATTAATAGAGCCAAATCAAATCTTTTAGGAGAAACGACTAACACTTTTAACGGAATTACAGATACATTTTCTTCCGAAATTAATAAAACCAAGGATAGCGTTATAAGCGGAACTGTCAATGCAGATGGGACTCCATTAATAGATGATATAACTGGTCCCGTAAAACGACAAATGTAA
- a CDS encoding M1 family metallopeptidase: MRTISLLFILPTILLAQEKTVTPAVKQQGKYDTNKFSQMYDLLATPNMFRTASGAPGPAYYQQQADYKIDVELDDKNAKLSGSETITYYNNSPDNLEYLWIQLDQNQAAKNSQSPLVENEKIEQVLPVNKFTNEYLKPGLERGFNIEYVKDVKGSPLSYTINQTMMRINLETPMKPGTSISFSIKWWYNINNYQQDGGRSGYELFEKEGNRLYVIAQFYPRMAVYNDVEGWQNMQFWGGGEFALPFGNFDVNVTVPADHVVDATGELINRSEVFTPEQVKRYALAQKTFDKPVVIVTQAEAEAAEKGFSNQKKTWKFSAKNVRDFGIASSRKFIYDAMAVQLSGKVVMAESVYPKEANPLWGETSTMTVAHTLKSYSSHTFDYPYPKAVSVSAEDQGMEYPMICWNFGRPDENGKTSEQIKNGMIGVVVHEVGHNFFPMIVNSDERQWTWMDEGLNSFMEYMAEQELGTNFPSRRGPAKNIVPYMSGDQKFLEPIMSNSENIIQFGNNAYGKPAAGLNILRETIMGRELFDYAFKMYANRWKFKHPTPEDFFRTMEDASAVDLDWFFRGWFYSTDFVDIGINEVKQYYVTETPTIALKDAKVRKGRFGQDKGPFVYLIASDNAELNPTAKKPFKIEEVSSLSEYVNQKLTAEERTTLKNPKYFYEVEFNKPGGMPMPIIVQITYEDGSVDNYKYPAQIWRQNNETAKKVYATTKAIKQIQIDPKLETADIDVTNNAWPKVETKSKFD, translated from the coding sequence ATGAGAACCATTTCTTTATTATTTATTCTTCCTACCATTTTATTGGCACAAGAAAAAACAGTAACGCCAGCTGTCAAACAGCAAGGTAAATACGATACCAACAAGTTTAGCCAAATGTATGATTTATTGGCTACTCCCAATATGTTTCGTACTGCTTCGGGTGCTCCAGGACCAGCTTATTACCAGCAACAAGCTGATTATAAAATTGATGTAGAACTAGATGATAAAAACGCGAAACTGAGTGGTTCCGAAACTATTACCTATTACAACAATTCTCCAGATAATTTAGAGTATTTGTGGATTCAATTGGATCAAAATCAAGCTGCTAAAAATTCGCAGTCTCCATTGGTTGAAAACGAAAAAATCGAACAAGTTTTGCCGGTTAATAAATTTACCAATGAGTATTTAAAACCGGGTTTAGAACGTGGTTTCAATATCGAATATGTAAAAGATGTAAAAGGTAGTCCATTGTCTTACACCATTAATCAAACGATGATGCGAATCAATTTGGAAACTCCAATGAAACCAGGAACCAGTATTTCATTCTCTATAAAATGGTGGTACAATATCAATAATTACCAACAAGATGGAGGTCGTTCCGGATATGAATTGTTTGAAAAAGAAGGTAATAGGTTGTATGTCATTGCTCAATTTTATCCAAGAATGGCTGTTTATAATGATGTCGAAGGTTGGCAAAACATGCAGTTTTGGGGTGGTGGAGAATTTGCTTTGCCATTTGGAAATTTTGATGTAAATGTTACGGTACCCGCAGATCACGTGGTTGATGCTACAGGTGAATTAATAAATAGAAGCGAAGTTTTTACGCCAGAACAAGTTAAAAGATATGCTTTGGCTCAAAAAACCTTTGATAAACCTGTGGTTATTGTAACGCAAGCAGAAGCCGAAGCTGCGGAAAAAGGTTTTTCCAATCAAAAGAAAACCTGGAAATTTAGTGCCAAAAATGTTAGAGATTTCGGAATAGCATCTTCAAGAAAATTTATTTATGATGCGATGGCGGTTCAATTGAGCGGAAAAGTAGTTATGGCAGAATCGGTATATCCAAAAGAAGCTAATCCGCTTTGGGGAGAAACTTCAACGATGACAGTTGCACATACTTTAAAAAGTTATTCTTCTCATACTTTTGATTATCCATATCCAAAAGCAGTTTCTGTTTCGGCAGAAGATCAAGGAATGGAATATCCTATGATTTGTTGGAATTTTGGTCGTCCAGACGAAAACGGAAAGACTAGTGAACAAATTAAAAATGGAATGATTGGAGTTGTAGTTCATGAAGTGGGACACAATTTTTTTCCGATGATTGTCAATTCTGATGAACGTCAGTGGACATGGATGGACGAAGGATTAAACTCTTTTATGGAATACATGGCCGAACAGGAGTTGGGAACTAATTTTCCTTCTAGACGAGGCCCAGCCAAAAATATAGTTCCTTATATGAGTGGTGATCAAAAATTCTTGGAACCTATTATGTCAAATTCTGAAAATATCATTCAATTTGGAAACAATGCCTATGGGAAACCAGCAGCAGGACTTAATATCTTGAGAGAAACAATAATGGGTCGTGAGTTGTTTGATTATGCATTCAAAATGTATGCCAACAGATGGAAATTCAAGCATCCAACTCCTGAAGATTTTTTCAGAACAATGGAAGATGCTTCGGCTGTCGATTTGGATTGGTTTTTTAGAGGTTGGTTTTATTCAACTGACTTTGTTGATATAGGAATTAACGAGGTAAAACAATACTATGTTACAGAGACTCCAACAATAGCTTTGAAAGATGCAAAAGTTAGAAAAGGACGTTTTGGTCAAGACAAAGGACCATTTGTATATTTAATTGCAAGTGATAATGCTGAATTGAATCCTACTGCTAAAAAACCATTTAAAATTGAAGAAGTAAGTTCTCTTTCTGAATATGTAAATCAAAAGCTTACTGCAGAAGAACGCACTACTTTGAAAAATCCAAAATACTTTTACGAAGTAGAATTTAATAAACCAGGTGGTATGCCAATGCCAATTATTGTTCAAATTACGTATGAAGACGGGTCAGTAGATAATTATAAATATCCAGCTCAAATTTGGAGACAAAACAATGAAACTGCCAAAAAAGTATATGCTACCACTAAGGCGATAAAACAAATTCAAATTGATCCAAAACTAGAAACTGCCGATATTGATGTAACCAACAATGCTTGGCCAAAAGTGGAAACAAAATCAAAATTCGATTAA
- a CDS encoding DUF6702 family protein produces MKKRIAISLVLLTFFMSSFGVHKFYMAIYQINYVPEKKMLQITSRIFIDDLNKALEKKYNKKVCIGNDKETVESIDLLKKYFSEKLTIKVNGLSKPIHFLSKEMDGDVLVCYLNCKDLSKINSVEIFNSLLLDCFSEQQNIMHINAYGKKNSFLFTETSTKQVLKY; encoded by the coding sequence ATGAAAAAAAGAATAGCAATTTCTCTTGTATTATTGACGTTTTTTATGAGCAGTTTTGGTGTTCACAAATTTTATATGGCTATTTACCAAATAAATTATGTGCCCGAAAAGAAAATGCTTCAAATTACCTCTCGCATTTTTATTGACGATCTTAATAAAGCTTTAGAGAAAAAATACAATAAAAAGGTCTGTATAGGTAACGATAAGGAAACAGTCGAATCAATTGATCTTTTAAAGAAATATTTTTCTGAAAAATTGACTATTAAGGTGAATGGTCTTTCAAAGCCCATACATTTTTTAAGTAAAGAAATGGATGGTGATGTATTAGTTTGCTATTTAAATTGTAAAGATTTATCAAAAATTAATTCAGTCGAAATTTTTAATTCCTTATTGCTGGATTGTTTCTCAGAGCAACAAAACATTATGCATATTAATGCTTACGGAAAGAAAAATAGTTTTCTTTTTACAGAAACTTCTACTAAACAAGTGTTAAAATATTGA